CTCGTCGTTGGCGAAGTCGGTCTGGCGGACCCAGCGTTCGGGCTTGACGCCGCGGATGCGGTACGCGCCGTCCTCCTCCTCGATGGTGAACCCGGCGTCGTCGACGGCCGTCGGGCGCAGCACGATCCGGGTGTTCTCCTGGACGGGCTTGGCGGCGCGCGCGGCGGAGACGATCTCGGCCAGGGCGAAGGAGAGTTCGCGCAGGCCCTTGTGGGCGAGCGCGGAGACCTCGAAGACCCGGTAGCCGCGCTCCTCCAGGGAGGCGCGGGTGAGGTCGGCGATGTCCTGACCGTCCGGGACGTCGACCTTGTTCAGGGCGACCAGCCGCGGCCGGTCCTCCAGGCCGCCGTACTGGGTGAGTTCGTCCTCGATGGTCTCCAGGTCGGTGAGCGGGTCGCGGCCCGGCTCCAGGGTGGCGCAGTCCAGCACGTGCACCAGCACCTCGCAGCGCTCGACGTGCCGCAGGAACTCCAGGCCGAGGCCCTTGCCCTGGCTGGCGCCGGGGATCAGGCCGGGCACGTCGGCGATCGTGTAGACGGTCGAACCGGCGGTCACCACACCGAGGTTGGGGATCAGGGTGGTGAACGGGTAGTCGGCGATCTTCGGCTTGGCGGCGGACAGCACGGAGATCAGCGAGGACTTGCCGGCGCTCGGGTAGCCGACCAGCGCGACGTCGGCGACGGACTTGAGCTCCATCACGATGTCGCGGGCCTCGCCGGGCTCGCCGAGCAGCGCGAAGCCGGGGGCCTTGCGGCGGGCGGAGGCGAGCGCCGCGTTGCCGAGGCCGCCGCGGCCGCCCTGGGCGGCGACGAAGCTGGTGCCGTGGCCGACCAGGTCGGCCAGCACGTTGCCCTTGCGGTCGAGGACCACGGTGCCGTCCGGCACCGGCAGGACCAGGTCCTGGCCCTCCGCGCCGGTGCGGTGGCCGCCGGCGCCGGGCTTGCCGTTGGTGGCCTTGCGCTTGGGCGAGTGGTGGTACTCCAGCAGCGTGGTGACCTGCGAGTCGACGACCAGGGTCACCGAGCCGCCCTCGCCGCCGTTGCCCCCGTCGGGGCCGCCGAGCGGCTTGAACTTCTCCCGGTGCACGGAGGCGCAGCCGTGGCCTCCGTTACCCGCGGCGACGTGCAGTTCGACGCGGTCCACGAAGGTGGTCATGAGGTGTGCCTCCAGTACGAAGAAAAAAGGTGTCCTGCGGTAAAGCATGAAGGGTGAGCCGGATCATCCCGGCCCACCCTCCACAGCGAGTCTGTACGGACTCAGGCCTCGACGGCCACGATGTTGACGACCTTGCGGCCGCGACGGTTGCCGAACTCCACGGCACCGGCGGTCAGCGCGAACAGGGTGTCGTCGCCACCACGGCCGACGTTGGCGCCCGGGTGGAAGTGGGTGCCGCGCTGGCGGACGATGATCTCGCCGGCGGAGACGACCTGGCCGCCGAAGCGCTTCACGCCGAGGCGCTGGGCGTTCGAGTCACGACCGTTGCGAGTAGAGCTTGCGCCCTTCTTGTGTGCCATCTGGCTAGCCCCTTTCTAGGAAGACCGCAGGAAGTGTTACTTGCTGACCGAGTCGATGCTGGTGATACGCACCGCGGTGTGCTTCTGGCGGTGGCCCTGACGACGGCGGTAGCCGGTCTTGTTCTTGTAGCGCAGGATGACGATCTTGTCGCCCTTGGTCTGGTCGACGACCTCGGCGTGAGCCTTCACGCCGCCGAGCACCCACGGGTCGGAGGTGACGGACTCACCGTCGACGACGAGGATGGTCGAGAGCTCGACCGAGTCACCCGGCTTGGCGTCAATACGGTCGATCTCCAGCACGTCGCCCACGGCGACCTTGTGCTGGCGGCCGCCTGCGCGAACGATCGCGTACATGCGGTACCTACTTTCCTAACTCGGTCGGAACTCCGGATGCCAGCTGCCTGGGTATGGACACAGGCCGCCTCCCCCGGGAAAAGCCGGTGAACCGGCTCCCACCCGGGAGGTGAGGTGCTCAGGAGCATGGCGTCAACACGCCGAGGGTCAAGAATACGGATCTGTCCACCCAGGGGCAAACCGGGCCGTGCGCGGGGCCGGGACCACCACTGATGCGGTGGTCCCGGCCCCGGGGCTCACTCTGCGGCGCCGTCACCTTCGGCGGCCGCGGCCTTCTTGGCCGCCGCGCTCGTCCGCTTGGTGGCGGTCTTGCGGGCGGTGGTCTTCTTGGCGGCGGTGGTCTTCTTCGCCGCGGTCTTCTTGGCGGCCGTCTTGCGGACGGCCCGCTTCTTCGGGGCCTCCTCCGCGGGGGCCTCCTCGGCGGCGGGCTCCGCGGTCTCGACCGTGACGGCGACCTCGGCCTCGGGCTCCACCTCGGCGACGGCCTCGGCCGTCACCTCCGCGGCGGCCTCGGCGACCTGCGCGGCGGACTTCTCCGCGGCGCTCAGCGCGGCCTCCATCGCGGCCTCGGCGCGGGCCTGCAGCACCACGATCTCGGCCTCGCCGGACGCCCCGGCCGGGGCGGTGGCCTTGCGGACCGCGCGGCGCCGGGTGCGGCCGCCGGCCGCCGGGGCGGCGGGCGGGATCTCCACCAGGCTGGGCTGCTCGACCACCGGCTCGGCGGCCGCTTCGGCGACCGGCTCGGCGACCGCCTCGACCGGCTCGGCCTCGACGATCTCCAGGTCCTCCGCCTCGATCGGCTCCAGTTCCTCGACGGTCTCGACCGTCTCGGTGGTCCCGACCGCCTCGGCCTCCGCACCGCCGGCCCCGCCGCGGCCCCGGCGACGGCGCTTGCCGCCGCCCTCGCCCGCGGCGGCGGCGCCGGCCTGGGAGCCGCCGTGGCTGTGCGGCTGGTCCATGTGGACGATCACGCCGCGGCCGTTGCAGTGCACGCAGGGCTCGGAGAAGGACTCCAGCAGGCCCTGGCCGACCCGCTTGCGGGTCATCTGCACCAGGCCGAGCGAGGTGACCTCGGCCACCTGGTGCTTGGTCCGGTCCCGGCCCAGGCACTCCAGCAGGCGGCGCAGCACCAGGTCGCGGTTGGACTCCAGCACCATGTCGATGAAGTCGATCACGATGATGCCGCCGAGGTCGCGCAGCCGCAGCTGGCGGACGATCTCCTCGGCCGCCTCGATGTTGTTGCGGGTGACGGTCTCCTCGAGGTTGCCGCCCTGGCCGACGAACTTGCCGGTGTTGACGTCGACCACGACCATCGCCTCGGTCCGGTCGATCACCAGGGAGCCGCCGGAGGGCAGCCAGACCTTGCGGTCCAGCGCCTTCATCAGCTGCTCGTCGATCCGGTAGGTGGCGAACACGTCGACGTCCGAGGTCCACCTCTGCAGGCGCTCGGTGAGGTCGGGGGCGACGTTGGAGACGTAGTCGTGGATCGTGCTCCAGGCGTCCGCACCGCTGACGATGACCTTGGTGAAGTCCTCGTTGAAGATGTCGCGGACCACCCGGACGGTCATGTCGGGCTCGCCGTACAGCAGCGCCGGGGCGTTGCCGGAGGCGGCCTTCTTCTGGATCTCCTCCCACTGCTGCTGCAGGCGCTGCACGTCGCGGGTGAGCTCGTCCTCGGAGGCGCCCTCGGCGGCGGTGCGGACGATCACGCCCGCGTCGTCCGGGACGATCTTCTTGAGGATCTGCTTGAGGCGGGCCCGCTCGTTCTCCGGCAGCTTGCGGGAGATGCCGGTCATCGAGCCCTCGGGCACGTACACCAGGTAGCGGCCGGGCAGCGAGATCTGGCTGGTCAGCCGGGCGCCCTTGTGGCCGATCGGGTCCTTGGAGACCTGCACCAGCACGGACTGGCCGGACTTCAGCACCGACTCGATCCGGCGCGGGCCGCTGTGGCCGCCGAGCGCGCCGAAGTTGACCTCACCGGCGTACAGCACGGCGTTGCGGCCCTTGCCGATGTCGACGAACGCGGCCTCCATGGACGGCAGCACGTTCTGCACCTTGCCCAGGTACACGTTGCCGACGTAGCTGGTGGCCTGCTCCTTGTTGACGTAGTGCTCGACCAGCACGCCGTCCTCGAGCACGCCGATCTGGGTGCGGGTGCCGTTCTGACGCACCACCATGACCCGCTCGACGGACTCCCGGCGGGCCAGGAACTCGGCCTCGGTGATGATCGGGACGCGGCGGCGGCCCAGCTCGCGGCCCTCGCGGCGGCGCTGCTTCTTGGCCTCCAGGCGGGTGGAGCCCTTGATGGACTGCACCTCGTCCGGATCGAACGCCGGCTCGGCGGAGCGGCGGCGCGGCTCGCGGACCTTCACCACGGTGCGCACGCCGTCCTCGGTGCTCTCCCCCGACTCGGCGGCGGTGTCCCCGCTGCGACGGCGGCGGCGACGGCGACGGCGCGAGGAGGACAGGCCGGCGGCCAGCTCGTCCTCCTCCTCGTCCTCGTCTGCGGCCTCGTGCGACTCGGGCTCCTCCTGGGCGTCCTCGTCCTCGTCGTGGGCCTCGGCCTCGGCGCCCTCGTGGGCGTCCTCGGACTCACCGCGGCGGCGGCGACGGCCACCGCGACGGCGGCGACGGGACGGGCGGTCGTCCTCCCACTCGGCGTCCTGCTCCGGACCGGTGGCGGGCGCCTCGGCCTCGACCGGCTCGGCCTCCTCGGCCTGCACCGCCGGCGCGGCCTTGACCGGCTGCGGGGCGGCCTTCGCGGGCTGCTGGGCGGTCTTCGCGGCCTTGGCGGGCTGCTGGGCGGCCTTCGCGGGCTGCTGGACGCGGACCGCGGTGCGGGTCCGGCGGCGGCGGCCGACGCCGGAGTACTCGAACTCCTCGTCCTCCGTGCCGGAGGCGGCGGGCTCGGCGACCGGCTCGGCCTTGGCGGCGGGCTCGGCCTTGGCCGGCGCGGCCTTCGGGGCGGTGAACGGCGCGGGCTCCTGGAACACCGGCGCCTGGAAGATCGCGGTGGACGGGCGGACCGCGCGCCGGCGGGCGCGCGGCGCCTCGGCCTCGACGACGGGCTGCTCCTCGACCACCGGCTCGGGCTCGACGGCCGGCTCCTCCTCGGCGGGCTCCTCCTCGGCGGCCGGCTCCTCGACCGGGGCCGGGGTCTGGGCCGGCGCGGAGGCACGCTTGCGGGTGCGGCGGGCGCGCGGTGCCTCGGCCTCGGCGGCGGGCTGCTCCTCGACCACCGGCTCGGGCTCGACGGCCGGCTCCTCGGCGGCCGGCTCCTCGACCGCGGCGGGGGTTTGCACAGGGGCGGAGGCACGCTTGCGGGTGCGGCGGGCGCGGGCCGGCTTCTCCTCCGCGGCGTCCTCGGCCACGGGCTCCTCGGCCACGGGCTCTTCGGCGGCCGGCGCGGCCGGCTCGGCGGTGACGGCCTCGGGCGCGCCGGCCGGGGACTCGGCGCGCTTGCGGGTGCGCCTGGCCCGGGCGGGCTTCTCCTCGGCGGCCGGCTCGGCCGGGGTCTCGGCCTCGCTCGCGGGGGCGGGGGCGACGACCGTCTCGGCGGTCTCGCTCGCGGCGCCCTGCGGGGAGCCGGCCGGGCGGGAGACCGCCCGGCGACGGCGACGCGGCGGGGCCGCGGACGCGCCGTCGGATTCGTTGTTGTCGGCCGCAGCGGGCTGCGGTTCGGTGTTTTCGAGCATGCGGGTGTGTCTCCCGTCAGGCCCCCGGGCTCCGCTTCCGCGCACGACGCGCCACCGCATTCACCAGCCGGCCGCCTTCGGGCGGTTCCGGCTCCAACGGTGCCGTCGTGCGGACGCGAGGCCGCACAGGGGCTCGTAGTCTCGCTCGACCCTCCGCAGGGCGCGGGGGATCGAAAAGTCTTCTGGTCTGACCAGTCTTCTCAGTTTTCAAGGGCCTGGCCGAGGGGAGGCCGGGCCTGCGCGCGACGACGCTCGCTCCCCTGGGGAGCCGCGGGGGCCGGGGAGCCGCAGGCCCGGAGCTGATCTCCGTGCCTGCGCTCCCGCCCACTCGGCGGACGGCGGATGCGCGCGGCGGGGCGGCCTACCGGCCGACCTCGGCCGCGGCGCGGTCGAGCGCCAGCGGGTCGGTCACCGTGCCGGTCTGCTCGTCGAGCGGCCCCTGCGCCAGCCTGGTCACCTCTGCGGGGACCGGCGGCGCGAGGTCGGCCGTCGAACGGAGACCGGACAATACGTCGTCGGGTCGTACGGCGGGTGTGGCGTGTCGTACTACCAGGCGCAGTATCGCACAGGGAGCACCCGTACGAACATCGTCCGCACCGTCCGTGCCGGTGTCGTCACCGTTCGCAGGAACCGCGGTGCCCTCGGGGGCGAGTTCCATGGCGGCGACCGCGGCGCGCGCGTCGAAGGTGCGCAGGCCGTTCTTGGTCATCCGCTGGACCTCGACCGCCTCGGCGGCCAGGAACACCGCGGCGGCCTTCTCGGCCTCGGCGGGCTCGACGCCGGGCAGGCGCAGCAGCCACTCGGAGGCTTCCAGACGCTCCACGAAGTTGCTGGTGCGGACCTCGACGGCGTCGGTGATGTCCAGGCCGGGCGGCAGCGACTCGTCCAGCTGGCGGCGCAGCGCCTCCGGGTCGCGGGCCTCGGCGAGGCCGATCTCCAGGTACTCGGCCTCGCTGGCGGTGCCGGTCGGGGCGGCGTTCGCGTAGGAGACCTTGGGGTGCGGGGTGAAGCCCGCGGAGTAGGCCATCGGGACGGCCGAGCGGCGGAGCGCGCGCTCGAACGCCCGCTGGAAGTCCCGGTGGCTGGTGAAGCGCAGACGGCCGCGCTTGGTGTAGCGGAGACGGATGCGCTGCACCGTCGGCGCGGGCGGCGGACCGTCGGGCGTGCGGCGTGCCAGGGGGCTCAGTCCTTCGTCAGTTGTCCCCGTCCGGCCTCGCACCGCGTGCGGCTCCGGCCGGACCTTGTCCTCACCAAGGGTACGCGGTACCTCAGCCCAGCAGCGTCCGCCGTACCTCCCGGGCGACCCGGCGGATCTCCGCCTTGACGGGCCACCACACCTCTCGGCGCACCCAGCGGCACGGGGCCACCACGGTGAAGCGCCAGATCCGGCCGCCGAGCCGCCAGGACCGGACAAAGGCCAGCCACAGGGCGCGCAGCACCGGGAACAGCACCGGCCGCCACAGGCCGTGGTAGAAGCCCTTGCCGATCGGCACCAGCACCCAGCGCCAGAGCGCCCGCACCGGCACCGCGACCAGGTAGTACGCCAGCCAGGCGACCACCTTGCCGAAGCCGACCGCCAGGTACCGCGTGCCGCGCCCGATCGGGACCAGCACGTAGTGCCACAGCGCCCGCAGCACCGGCACCGCGACCTGCTTCCACAGCCAGCTCAGCGGCACCACGACCAGCCACTTGAGCAGCCAGCCCAGCGGTATGACGACCAGCCAGTTCAACAAGGGCCACAGCACCCAGGTCCACAGCAGCCGCAGCGGCACCACCAGCACCTTGTCGAGCAGCCGGCCGATCCCGCGGCAGACCAGCACCACCAGTTCCCACAGCAGCCGCAGCGGCACCACCACCGCGACCACGACCGGCCGCACCACCGCGACCAGGCATCCCCCACCCTGCTGCTGACTCACGGCCGCTCCCCCGTCGTTCGATCGGCCGATGGTAGTACGCAGCCGAGAGCCCCCGCCGCACGGGTGCGACGGGGGCTCCGGGGTGAGGGTGCGTCAGTTGTCGACGACCGTCAGGGGGAGCAGCTTCTTGCCGGTCGGGCCGACCTGGATGTGGGTGTCCATCTGGGGGCAGACGCCGCAGTCGAAGCACGGGGTCCAGCGGCAGTCCTCGACCTCGACCTCTTCGAGGGCGTCCTGCCAGTCCTCCCAGAGCCAGTCCTTGTCGAGGCCGCTGTCCAGGTGGTCCCAGGGCAGCACCTCCTCGTAGCTGCGCTCGCGGGTGGTGTACCAGTCGACGTCGACGCCGGTGCCGGCCAGGCCCTTCTCGGCGGAGGCGATCCAGCGGTCGTAGGAGAAGTGCTCGCGCCAGCCGTCGAAGCGGCCGCCGTCCTCGTAGACGGCCCGGATGACGGCGCCGATCCGGCGGTCGCCGCGGGAGAGCAGGCCCTCGATGATGCCGGGCTTGCCGTCGTGGTAGCGGAAGCCGATGTTCTTGCCGAACTTGCGGTCGCTGCGGATCGAGTCGCGCAGCTTGGTGAGCCGCTCGTCGGTGGCCTCGGCGGACAGCTGCGGGGCCCACTGGAACGGGGTGTGCGGCTTGGGCACGAAGCCGCCGATGGAGACGGTGCAGCGGATGTCGTTGGTGCCGGTGACCTCGCGGCCCTTGGCGATGACGTTCTTCGCCATCGCGCCGATCTGCAGCACGTCCTCGTCGGTCTCGGTGGGCAGGCCGCACATGAAGTACAGCTTCACCTGGCGCCAGCCGTTGCCGTACGCGGTGGCCACCGTGTTGATGAGGTCCTCCTCGGACACCATCTTGTTGATGACCTTGCGGATCCGCTCGGAGCCGCCCTCGGGGGCGAAGGTGAGTCCGGAGCGGCGGCCGTTGCGGGAGAGCTCGTTGGCCAGGTCGATGTTGAAGGCGTCGACCCGGGTGGACGGCAGCGACAGGCCGACCTTGTCCTCGGCGTAGCGGTCGGCCAGGCCCTTGGTGATGTCGGCGATCTCGGAGTGGTCGGCGGAGGACAGCGAGAGCAGGCCGACCTCCTCGAAGCCGGTCGCCTTCAGGCCCTTCTCCACCATCTCGCCGATGCCGGTGATGCTTCGCTCCCGCACCGGGCGCGTGATCATGCCGGCCTGGCAGAAGCGGCAGCCGCGGGTGCAGCCGCGGAAGATCTCCACGGACATCCGCTCGTGCACCGTCTCGGCCAGCGGGACCAGCGGCTGCTTCGGGTAGGGCCACTCGTCGAGGTCCATCACGGTGTGCTTGGAGACCCGCCACGGCACGCCGGGGCGGTTCGGCACCACGCGGGCGATCCGGCCGTCCGGCAGGTACTCGACGTCGTAGAACCGCGGGATGTACACGCCGCCGGTCTTCGCCAGGCGGAGCAGCAGTTCGTCGCGGCCGCCGGGGCGGCCCTCGGCCTTCCAGGCGCGGACGATGTCGGTGATGTCGAGGACGGCCTGCTCGCCGTCGCCGATCACGGCGGCGTCGATGAAGTCGGCGATCGGCTCGGGGTTGAACGCGGCGTGGCCGCCCGCCAGCACGACCGGGTCGTCCATGGTGCGGTCGGCGGCGTTCAGCGGGATGCCGGCCAGGTCGAGCGCGGTCAACATGTTGGTGTAGCCGAGCTCGGTGGAGAACGACAGGCCGAACACGTCGAACGCCTTGATCGGGCGGTGCGCGTCGACCGTGAACTGCGGGACGCCGTGCTCGCGCATCAGCGCCTCGAGGTCGGGCCAGACGCTGTAGCTGCGCTCGGCCAGCACGCCCTCGCGCTCGTTCAGCACCTCGTAGAGGATCATGGTGCCCTGGTTGGGCAGGCCGACCTCGTAGGCGTCGGGGTACATCAGCGCCCAACGGACGTCACAGGCGTCCCAGTCCTTGACGGTCGAGTTGAGCTCGCCACCGACGTACTGGATCGGCTTCTGGACGTGCGGGAGGAGGGCCTCCAGGCGTGGGAAGACCGATTCGACAGTCATGCGCAAGGACCTTTACGGCAGAAAAAGCAGTGACCCTTCAGGGTAGCCGAGCCCCGAGGGTCACTGTTTCCACGCGTGCGGCGCTGGGCGCCTAGATCCCTATCGGCCGCTGGGAGCGCACCGACTGCAGCAGTCCGACGGCGATCCACACCGCGAACATCGAGGAGCCGCCGTAGGAGACGAACGGCAGCGGGATGCCGGCGACCGGCATGATGCCGAGGTTCATCCCGATGTTCTCGAAGGCCTGGAAGGCGAACCAGGTGACGGCGCCGGCCGCCAGGACCGTCCCGTACAGGTCGGTGGCCTGACGCGCTATCCGGCAGGCGCGCCACAGGATGACGCCGAGCAGGCCGATCATCAGCAGGCCGCCGGCGAAGCCGAGTTCCTCGCCGGCCACGCTGAACACGAAGTCGGTCTGCTGCTCGGGGACGAACTGGCCGGTGGTCTGGGTGCCGTGGAACAGGCCCATGCCGGTGAGGCCGCCGGAGCCGATGGCGATCCGGGCCTGCGCGGTGTTGTAGCCGACGCCGGCCGGGTCGAGGGCCGGGTTGGCGAAAGCCGCGAAGCGGTCGATCTGGTACTGGTCGAGGACGCCGAGCTTCCACACCGCGAGGGCGCCGCCCACGCCGCCGGCCAGCAGGCCGAACACCCAGCGGTTGGCCGCGCCGGAGGCCATCAGCACGCCGAGCACGGTGACGGCCATCACCATCACCGAACCCAGGTCGGGCATCAGCATCACCACGGCCATCGGGAAGGCCGCCACCGCCAGCGCCTGGAGCACGCTGCGGGTCGGCGGGAAGTCCCGCTCGCCCGCGTCGACCCGGGCGGAGAGCACCACCGCCATCCCGAGCACGATCGCCAGCTTGGCGAACTCGGCGGGCTGGATCGAGAAGCCGCCGCCGAACTGGATCCAGGAGTGCGCGCCGTTGATGGTCGAGCCGAGCGGGCTGAGCACCGCGAACAGCAGCAGGACCACGAACAGGTAGATGAACGGCACGGCGGTGCGCAGTCGCCGGGTGCCCATCAGGATCACCGCCCCGCACAGCGCCACCCCGATCAGCAGGTTGGTGAGGTGCCGGTACAGGAAGTACTGCGGGTCGCCGTGGGTGAGCTGGTCGCGGCCGCGGGTGGCGGACCACACCAGCAGCGAGCCGACCAGGGAGAGCGCCAGCGCCGCCAGGACCATCACCCAGTCGAGCCGGCGCAGCGGGGAGTCCTTGGCCAGCGCCCGGGCCAGCGAGGAGCGCTGCGGGGCCAGCCGGACCGGGCGGTAGGAACCGTAGGAGGTCATGCCCGGCTCCTTCCGTACCCGCCGGCCCGGGTGGGTTCGACGGCGGCCAGCAGCACGGTGGCGGCCGGGTCGGTCTGCGCCGGGCGGGCCGGGTCCAGGAAGGTGGCGCCCGTCTCGTAGGTGTAGCCGGCCTGGATGATCGCGGTGCCGTCCGGGTTGAACTTGGGCAGCTGGGCCTGCGGCTGCGGCAGCAGCGCCTTGGCGTTGTCGATGCCGCCCTTGTCGTCGACGCCGTAC
The DNA window shown above is from Streptomyces sp. TLI_171 and carries:
- a CDS encoding TIGR03960 family B12-binding radical SAM protein, translating into MTVESVFPRLEALLPHVQKPIQYVGGELNSTVKDWDACDVRWALMYPDAYEVGLPNQGTMILYEVLNEREGVLAERSYSVWPDLEALMREHGVPQFTVDAHRPIKAFDVFGLSFSTELGYTNMLTALDLAGIPLNAADRTMDDPVVLAGGHAAFNPEPIADFIDAAVIGDGEQAVLDITDIVRAWKAEGRPGGRDELLLRLAKTGGVYIPRFYDVEYLPDGRIARVVPNRPGVPWRVSKHTVMDLDEWPYPKQPLVPLAETVHERMSVEIFRGCTRGCRFCQAGMITRPVRERSITGIGEMVEKGLKATGFEEVGLLSLSSADHSEIADITKGLADRYAEDKVGLSLPSTRVDAFNIDLANELSRNGRRSGLTFAPEGGSERIRKVINKMVSEEDLINTVATAYGNGWRQVKLYFMCGLPTETDEDVLQIGAMAKNVIAKGREVTGTNDIRCTVSIGGFVPKPHTPFQWAPQLSAEATDERLTKLRDSIRSDRKFGKNIGFRYHDGKPGIIEGLLSRGDRRIGAVIRAVYEDGGRFDGWREHFSYDRWIASAEKGLAGTGVDVDWYTTRERSYEEVLPWDHLDSGLDKDWLWEDWQDALEEVEVEDCRWTPCFDCGVCPQMDTHIQVGPTGKKLLPLTVVDN
- the rpmA gene encoding 50S ribosomal protein L27, with product MAHKKGASSTRNGRDSNAQRLGVKRFGGQVVSAGEIIVRQRGTHFHPGANVGRGGDDTLFALTAGAVEFGNRRGRKVVNIVAVEA
- a CDS encoding Rne/Rng family ribonuclease, translating into MLENTEPQPAAADNNESDGASAAPPRRRRRAVSRPAGSPQGAASETAETVVAPAPASEAETPAEPAAEEKPARARRTRKRAESPAGAPEAVTAEPAAPAAEEPVAEEPVAEDAAEEKPARARRTRKRASAPVQTPAAVEEPAAEEPAVEPEPVVEEQPAAEAEAPRARRTRKRASAPAQTPAPVEEPAAEEEPAEEEPAVEPEPVVEEQPVVEAEAPRARRRAVRPSTAIFQAPVFQEPAPFTAPKAAPAKAEPAAKAEPVAEPAASGTEDEEFEYSGVGRRRRTRTAVRVQQPAKAAQQPAKAAKTAQQPAKAAPQPVKAAPAVQAEEAEPVEAEAPATGPEQDAEWEDDRPSRRRRRGGRRRRRGESEDAHEGAEAEAHDEDEDAQEEPESHEAADEDEEEDELAAGLSSSRRRRRRRRRSGDTAAESGESTEDGVRTVVKVREPRRRSAEPAFDPDEVQSIKGSTRLEAKKQRRREGRELGRRRVPIITEAEFLARRESVERVMVVRQNGTRTQIGVLEDGVLVEHYVNKEQATSYVGNVYLGKVQNVLPSMEAAFVDIGKGRNAVLYAGEVNFGALGGHSGPRRIESVLKSGQSVLVQVSKDPIGHKGARLTSQISLPGRYLVYVPEGSMTGISRKLPENERARLKQILKKIVPDDAGVIVRTAAEGASEDELTRDVQRLQQQWEEIQKKAASGNAPALLYGEPDMTVRVVRDIFNEDFTKVIVSGADAWSTIHDYVSNVAPDLTERLQRWTSDVDVFATYRIDEQLMKALDRKVWLPSGGSLVIDRTEAMVVVDVNTGKFVGQGGNLEETVTRNNIEAAEEIVRQLRLRDLGGIIVIDFIDMVLESNRDLVLRRLLECLGRDRTKHQVAEVTSLGLVQMTRKRVGQGLLESFSEPCVHCNGRGVIVHMDQPHSHGGSQAGAAAAGEGGGKRRRRGRGGAGGAEAEAVGTTETVETVEELEPIEAEDLEIVEAEPVEAVAEPVAEAAAEPVVEQPSLVEIPPAAPAAGGRTRRRAVRKATAPAGASGEAEIVVLQARAEAAMEAALSAAEKSAAQVAEAAAEVTAEAVAEVEPEAEVAVTVETAEPAAEEAPAEEAPKKRAVRKTAAKKTAAKKTTAAKKTTARKTATKRTSAAAKKAAAAEGDGAAE
- the rodA gene encoding rod shape-determining protein RodA codes for the protein MTSYGSYRPVRLAPQRSSLARALAKDSPLRRLDWVMVLAALALSLVGSLLVWSATRGRDQLTHGDPQYFLYRHLTNLLIGVALCGAVILMGTRRLRTAVPFIYLFVVLLLFAVLSPLGSTINGAHSWIQFGGGFSIQPAEFAKLAIVLGMAVVLSARVDAGERDFPPTRSVLQALAVAAFPMAVVMLMPDLGSVMVMAVTVLGVLMASGAANRWVFGLLAGGVGGALAVWKLGVLDQYQIDRFAAFANPALDPAGVGYNTAQARIAIGSGGLTGMGLFHGTQTTGQFVPEQQTDFVFSVAGEELGFAGGLLMIGLLGVILWRACRIARQATDLYGTVLAAGAVTWFAFQAFENIGMNLGIMPVAGIPLPFVSYGGSSMFAVWIAVGLLQSVRSQRPIGI
- the rplU gene encoding 50S ribosomal protein L21 produces the protein MYAIVRAGGRQHKVAVGDVLEIDRIDAKPGDSVELSTILVVDGESVTSDPWVLGGVKAHAEVVDQTKGDKIVILRYKNKTGYRRRQGHRQKHTAVRITSIDSVSK
- a CDS encoding TIGR03936 family radical SAM-associated protein, producing MQRIRLRYTKRGRLRFTSHRDFQRAFERALRRSAVPMAYSAGFTPHPKVSYANAAPTGTASEAEYLEIGLAEARDPEALRRQLDESLPPGLDITDAVEVRTSNFVERLEASEWLLRLPGVEPAEAEKAAAVFLAAEAVEVQRMTKNGLRTFDARAAVAAMELAPEGTAVPANGDDTGTDGADDVRTGAPCAILRLVVRHATPAVRPDDVLSGLRSTADLAPPVPAEVTRLAQGPLDEQTGTVTDPLALDRAAAEVGR
- the obgE gene encoding GTPase ObgE produces the protein MTTFVDRVELHVAAGNGGHGCASVHREKFKPLGGPDGGNGGEGGSVTLVVDSQVTTLLEYHHSPKRKATNGKPGAGGHRTGAEGQDLVLPVPDGTVVLDRKGNVLADLVGHGTSFVAAQGGRGGLGNAALASARRKAPGFALLGEPGEARDIVMELKSVADVALVGYPSAGKSSLISVLSAAKPKIADYPFTTLIPNLGVVTAGSTVYTIADVPGLIPGASQGKGLGLEFLRHVERCEVLVHVLDCATLEPGRDPLTDLETIEDELTQYGGLEDRPRLVALNKVDVPDGQDIADLTRASLEERGYRVFEVSALAHKGLRELSFALAEIVSAARAAKPVQENTRIVLRPTAVDDAGFTIEEEDGAYRIRGVKPERWVRQTDFANDEAVGYLADRLARLGVEQELWKIGAQEGDTVIIGPDDNAVVFDWEPTMAAGAEMLGRRGEDHRLESQRPAVDRRRERQRGRDAAEQEYLDFEALSSGREQLDQ